A stretch of the Perca flavescens isolate YP-PL-M2 chromosome 3, PFLA_1.0, whole genome shotgun sequence genome encodes the following:
- the gemin7 gene encoding gem-associated protein 7 isoform X1, with protein MQITGGNKKLDMATPVSVLRLPKGPDPNSRGFDPKSPRFIALCRTSIPTSAGSEADVEQLPKEQHARSVLRESFLRCLLSVTNKKVQFHMYERVKVEATFGASDIDVMNFQVSDLHTPIGVQKEALIRCQDVISFSFDA; from the exons ATGCAGATAACTGGAGGAAACA AAAAACTCGACATGGCAACGCCGGTGTCTGTGCTCCGCCTGCCAAAAGGACCCGACCCCAACAGCCGCGGATTTGACCCCAAATCACCCCGTTTTATCGCTCTCTGTCGTACCTCCATTCCCACTTCTGCTGGGTCCGAGgcagatgttgagcagctgCCGAAAGAGCAGCATGCGCGATCTGTGCTGAGAGAGAGTTTCCTCCGATGTCTACTCTCCGTGACAAACAAGAAGGTTCAGTTTCACATGTATGAGAGGGTGAAGGTGGAGGCCACGTTTGGAGCGTCTGACATCGACGTGATGAACTTTCAGGTGTCAGACCTGCACACTCCCATCGGAGTGCAAAAAGAGGCGCTGATCAGATGTCAGGATGTGATTTCATTCAGTTTTGATGCATGA
- the gemin7 gene encoding gem-associated protein 7 isoform X2, with translation MATPVSVLRLPKGPDPNSRGFDPKSPRFIALCRTSIPTSAGSEADVEQLPKEQHARSVLRESFLRCLLSVTNKKVQFHMYERVKVEATFGASDIDVMNFQVSDLHTPIGVQKEALIRCQDVISFSFDA, from the coding sequence ATGGCAACGCCGGTGTCTGTGCTCCGCCTGCCAAAAGGACCCGACCCCAACAGCCGCGGATTTGACCCCAAATCACCCCGTTTTATCGCTCTCTGTCGTACCTCCATTCCCACTTCTGCTGGGTCCGAGgcagatgttgagcagctgCCGAAAGAGCAGCATGCGCGATCTGTGCTGAGAGAGAGTTTCCTCCGATGTCTACTCTCCGTGACAAACAAGAAGGTTCAGTTTCACATGTATGAGAGGGTGAAGGTGGAGGCCACGTTTGGAGCGTCTGACATCGACGTGATGAACTTTCAGGTGTCAGACCTGCACACTCCCATCGGAGTGCAAAAAGAGGCGCTGATCAGATGTCAGGATGTGATTTCATTCAGTTTTGATGCATGA
- the LOC114552727 gene encoding uncharacterized protein LOC114552727 translates to MATSCITYNNTDLFLNPERTLPYPSPLYRHEADPTAYYDDGDLSIAVNFVGSCPEVPPTPLPMWKHDVFTKEHTLFILDMMRLHLEREGEGLPKSLTDLNSQFKLGRRNKKDLWADMALKLTEQFKETFCSDKVSRKWCTLVQGYKKVKDNNTSTGKGLMCFQFFAEMDGLIGAQHDVVFPVVGTTEGLDVRRQEAVVRSETATAYTSAATTSHQGRIYWGGIGWQMPPLKKALPPLLPPQLAATNYGKSYGQFDNLRACVSNVRRQ, encoded by the exons atggctacgtcgtgcatcacat aTAACAATACAGACCTGTTCCTGAACCCAGAGAGGACCCTGCCGTATCCTAGTCCTCTCTACCGGCATGAAGCTGACCCCACAGCATACTATGATGATGGGGACCTATCAATCGCAGTCAACTTTGTTG GCAGCTGCCCTGAGGTACCACCCACACCTCTGCCTATGTGGAAGCATGATGTTTTCACCAAGGAGCACACACTATTCATATTAGACATGATGAGGCTACAcctggagagggagggagagggtcTCCCAAAGTCACTGACGGACCTCAACAGCCAATTTAAGCTTGGCCGGAGGAACAAAAAAGACCTGTGGGCAGATATGGCACTTAAACTAACTGAACAGTTCAAAGAGACATTCTGCTCTGACAAGGTGTCCAGGAAGTGGTGCACCTTAGTGCAGGGCTAcaaaaaagtcaaggacaaTAACACCAGCACAGGGAAGGGCCTCATGTGCTTCCAGTTCTTTGCAGAAATGGATGGTTTGATTGGGGCCCAACATGATGTGGTGTTCCCTGTTGTGGGAACAACAGAGGGGCTGGATGTCCGAAGACAGGAAGCAGTGGTTCGCAGTGAAACTGCCACTGCCTACACATCCGCTGCCACCACCTCCcaccaggggcggatctactGGGGTGGCATAGGGTGGCAAATGCCACCCTTAAAGAAAGCCTTGCCACCCCTTCTGCCACCCCAGTTGGCAGCAACGAATTACGGTAAAAGTTATGGCCAATTTGACAATTTACGAGCGTGCGTCTCCAATGTCCGACGCCAGTGA